AACGCCGACTCTGCAACACTCAAAGCTCTCGACCAAATGACCCGGCGCAGAGTCATTACCAAATTGAACGCGGACTACACAGTTGAAGTCCCTCTGGTGCGCCGCTGGTAAATGAACGAGCGCCGCTGTAAACCCAATCTCTAATCTCCAGCCTGCAATGCCAACTTCCCTCCTCACTCACGGTCGCGTCACCTGGACCAACATCGTCAAGCCGACGCAAGACGATATTAACGGACTCAGCGCCCGCTACCCGCAGTTTCATCCCCTGAATCTCAAAGACTGCCTGAGCGAATTGGAGTTCCCCAAGCTCGACCATCACGACGATTACCTGTTCATGGTGGTGCAAATGCCGGTTCATGACGACAAGGCCCAGTTCTCCCGCCCGGTGGAAGTGGACATCTTCGTCGCCCGAGGTACGCTCGTCACCTCACACAGCGGCCAACTTCCCCCGCTCGACGATCTCTTCACCCAGGCCCAGAAAGACGCCGACGCCCGTGAACGTCTGATGGGGCGCGGGGCCAGCCCCCTGCTCTATCACCTGCTCGATGCGTTTATTGGCTATAACTTCCCTCTCGTCCAGCGCCTCGACCACGAGATTCACCATATCGAAGACAATTTGTTCAGCAATGACACCCGTCACATCCTCAACGAGATCGCCCTCGTCCGCCGCGAACTGATCGCCCTGCGCCGCATCCTTAGGCCG
This Chloroflexota bacterium DNA region includes the following protein-coding sequences:
- a CDS encoding magnesium transporter CorA family protein, which produces MPTSLLTHGRVTWTNIVKPTQDDINGLSARYPQFHPLNLKDCLSELEFPKLDHHDDYLFMVVQMPVHDDKAQFSRPVEVDIFVARGTLVTSHSGQLPPLDDLFTQAQKDADARERLMGRGASPLLYHLLDAFIGYNFPLVQRLDHEIHHIEDNLFSNDTRHILNEIALVRRELIALRRILRPQLDVIASLATGNWPFIHDDLTLYWGDINDRLKQTQSMLDEHIEVVDGLSDTIDTLASHRIDEVVRVLTIITVLTLPLTLLSTIFSMNVVLPFKEHPASFYVVIAFGVALTAALVWYLRQRRWL